AACAGAAGCGAGAACTTTTACAAACCGAACGAATAACTTTGTCTAAAAAGGTAGAGTTAAGCAAACAGAAACGCCAGGAGTTTTTAGATTTACAAAATAAAAAAGAAGCTTTAAAAATAGGAACGAATAAGGAGGTATTAGTTTTAAAAGAAAAGCTAGACACGTTAAATTCTGTTTTTGATACTCAATTAAAAGTTAGCGATTTTGATACAAGAGAATTGGTTCAGAAAGCAATACTTCTAGATGCCGATATGGTGCGGTTCACTAAAAATAAAGAAGCGATAAAAGAAAAACAACTTCGCTTAAAAGCATACCGAGAATCTAACGAAAAAGCTAAAGCAGATTTAAAAAAAATTAAAACATTTGAAATTACTGAGGCCGAGAGTAAATTGGCTTTGGAAGATTTGAATAAGACAAATAAAACGCTGCTATCGGAAAAAGGTGAGATTATACAAGCCTTTAAAAAGGATAAGGAAATTAGAGATCGAAATAAAGAAATCTATAAAAAAATAGATGCTCAAGAAACGGTTTGCAATGTTTGGAGAGAGCTATTTAAAATTATAGGGAATTCTAAAGATGCCTTTAATGTATATGTGCAACGCTTAACTTTAAAGCATTTACTAGACCTTGCCAATGTACATTTGTATAAATTGAATAAACGTTATTCTTTAAAAATGGAAGAGGCTTACAAACCTAAAGAGGAACTTAATTTTAATTTAATAGACCATTACCAAACAGATCAGGCCAGATTGGTAGACACATCTAGTGGAGGTGAGAAGTTTATTATTAGTTTAGCTTTAGCTTTAGGATTGTCCGATTTGGCTAGTAAAAATGTAAAAATTGATTCGTTGTTTATTGATGAAGGTTTCGGAACCTTGGATAAAAATACTTTAGAAACGGTTATTTCTACTTTAGAAACTTTGCAATCGCAAGGTAAAATGATTGGTATAATATCTCACGTTGAAAATTTAAAAGAGCGTATTTCTACTCAAATTCAAATTACTAAAAAGAATAACGGAGTGAGTGTGGTAGATATAATGTAATGCAATATTGATGAAAAAAAATGATGTTTTATTAGTTTTATGGGTGATTTTTGGATTTGTATTTGTGACGGCAGTTGATACAATCTTAAATTTTATTATTCATTTATTGTATTTTAGTTTGATTGAGTTAGGTGTTTCTTTTCTCATTTTAACATATTTACTCCCATCAATTACGTTGGTTGCATATTTGTTTACCGCATATTTTGTGGTTGGTAAAATTAATAGAAAATCTCTTGGACTAGAATTACATAAAAGGGAATTCCCTAAATTACTGTTGGTAGTTTTAAGTCTTATTATCTTTATTTTAGGGCCATTGACAAATTGGTTGTCTGGACTATATAGTGCAAGTGCATCTGAAAATCATCATGGTGATATTCAAAGCTTTTTGATGTTTTATGGATGGTTTACCGCTGGTTTTGGAATATCTCAAATGATAACTTTAGTAAGTCTTGTAATTTATTCACTTATTAAGTTAAAAAGACTTAAATAATAATTAAAGATGTTTTGTTAAAAGAAGAGGTACTAAAATTATTTTAATCTTTCTAAAATATACTACCACAGCCGTAACCCGCGTTAGGGATTGCAACGGCATCCTTTTTTTAAGATTAAGAAAATAGTATCGGTTTAGTTTATATTTTGATTTGAGGTCTGAACTTGCTTAAAGTAACCTAAGCTAAAAAAAGATATAGTGTAAAGCCCGACCCTTGTGGTAACGCCCAAACTATTAAAAATGAAAAACCCCGTGATGTTGCTTTAAGGCAAACTATTCACAGGGATTTTCGTACTAACCAACCAAAATTTTTATGATCGTCTACGTGTGGTAGATGTTGTCGATCTTGTATTGTTGCTAGATTTACTACTACGTTGCGTTGCTTTACTATTGCTAGTTCTAGGTGCTTTAGTAACGGTAGCTACACGTTTAGTGCTTCTAGTATTATTGTCGTTTCTAGTATATGTACGAGCCTTTGTTGCTTTTGGATTTTTAGATACCGTATTTATTTTCGTACGGGTTACATTTCTAGTATTTGTACTGTTTGCACTAGGTCTTGTAGATCTAGTAGTTGTTGTTTTGGTAACCGTTCTGTTTGGTGTTGTTCTTGCTACACGACTATTATCACGTTGTGTGTAATTACGGTTTGTACTTTTTGCATTAGAGTTTCTATTTGGTGATGTTGTAGTGTAACGACGGTTATTATTTGTTGTTACATTACGTCTGGTTTGTGCGTTACGGTTAATTTTGGTAACATTTCTAGAACTTCTATTTACTGTAGCGTAATTACGGTTTCTGGCAACAGTGTTTCCACGACGACTATATATAGCTGAAGATGGACGGTGGTTGTTGTAAAACGGACGGTTGTACACATAACGCACTGGAGCATAATGTTGACGGTAAGGACGATTAAATACTACACGAAAATTAACTGATGGCGTGCGGTAATAATTGTGCCATGGACGGTAAATGTAACCACGGTTATATACGTTTATAAAACCAGTATAGTGAGAATATCTGTTATAACGATCGTAATGCACATATAGTCCACCAACTCTAGATATGTAACCATTGTTGTTGTAGTTTATGTTTACGTTTCCGGCTTGAGAAATTCTACCGTAATAATCGTAATAAATAGGTGTGTTTTCTATTTGAATAATTGCACCAAATTCATCGTACTGCACGTATGCATTATAATCGTAACCAGAGTTAAAACTTAAATCTAGATTTCTAGAATGTAATGATACATTTACGTTTGATGTTTGACGTTGTAAATTGAAGTCGAATTGACCATCGGCAAATACCGAAAATTCTATTCCGTTTTCAACAAATATGAAAGAGCTGCCGTAACCTCTGTTAATATTTGATGCTTCGTTTGTTTGGTTGGCGGTTGTTGTGTCTGCACTAGCGGTGAATCCTGCAAGGACCAATCCGGCTAATAAGAATATATACTTTTTCATATCTGTATGTTTTAATGTTATACAGTTAGGTAATTACAAACAGCGTGCCAAAAAACGGAAGTGAGTATTAGTGTGTTGATTGTGAGGTTGTTATTTTTATTTTTTAAGATAAAATAAGCCTATGGAATTTAAATATTAGGTTGTGGAAATTTAAATTTAATTGAAAATTTGAGTAAAAAGTAGTTGATAATAGATGATGATACTCGGTTCTAAATTAAAATTAGAGCACAAAATATTAATATACAAATCTATGATGTGTAGGGTAGAGGTAATCTGTTATTTAGGTCTCATGCTCTAGAAATACGTCGTAATTTTATCGAAGGTAATAGTTTTAAAATCTTCAATTTTTAGGTTAGCATTGGTGTAATCCTGGTTTTTTGAGTGTACACTATCAAAACCTACGCAAAATATATGCGCATCGTTTGCAGCTTTAATACCGTTGGTAGAATCTTCAATAACCATACATTCCGATGCTTTAAAACCGGATGCTTCGGCTGCTTTTACAAAAATTTCTGGGTGTGGTTTAGATGCTTTTAAATCGGCACCACTTAATTTGGCTTTAAAATATTGGTTTAAATTGAAACGTTTAAAAATACGTTCAATACTTGGCATAGATGCCGATGATGCTAAAACCAGAGTAAGCCCATTAGCATGGTAGTTTTTAATTAAATCTAAAACGCCATCTATTAAATCGAAATCTTTATCGTTTTCAAAAATGTATTCGTAATGTTTTCTTTTTAAGGCTACTAAAGCTTCTGGAGTTTCATCTAAATTAAAATGATCTTTAACTTGCTTGCAAACGTTAAGCGTAGATTGTCCGGTGTAAGATTCGTATAGCTCACTAGAAACATTGGCGCCAACATCGCTAAACATTTTGTGATAAGCAGCGTGGTGCAGTGGTTCGCTATCTATTATTACTCCATCCATATCGAAAATTACAGCTTTTAACATCTCAAAATTTATTTTGGGCTAAGATAAAAGAAATCGTTTCAATATCTAAAACGAGGTTCAAATTATTAAATTTGTAGTCTAAACTCCGTTAATTATTATGGTTGCTGTTTTATCCTTATTACTCAGTATTGTATTTCTTGTGCTCGCGGTTATTCATTTTAATTGGTTTTCTGGCGGAACATTTGGTTTTGAAGCCTCACTACCCACTAAAGAAAACGGCGAGCGGGTTTTAAACCCTAAAAAAATGGATAGTGCTATTGTTGGCTTTGCGCTATTAGCGTTTTGTTGTTTTTACTTTTATAAGTCGGGCGTAGCAACGGTTTATTTACCTAATTGGGTTATGCAGTACACGGGCTGGATTATAGCATTGTTGTTTTTTATTCGTGCTATTGGCGATTTTAAATATGTAGGCTTTTTTAAGAGCGTAAAACAGACTACTTTTGGCACCCTGGATACAACCTATTATGCACCGTTGTGTTTAGTTATTAGTAGTGTTGGCATTATAATAGAAATTTTAAACTAGAAATTATCAAAACAACTCCAAATTTTCATCCAAAAAATAAGCATAAATCGGGTTACGATTTAGAGGCTTTATGTAATGTATATCCAGAATTAAAGCCCTTTGTTTTCGAAAACAGACACCAAACGGTAACTATAGATTTTGCTAAACCTAAGGCTGTAAAAGCGCTTAATACGGCTTTATTGCTTAAAGATTACGGTATTAAGTTTTGGGAGTTTCCTGAGGAGAATTTATGTCCGCCAATTCCTGGTCGTGTAGATTATTTGCATCATATAGCACATTTAGTTAAAAAAGCAAACACAGAAACCGGCGTTAAAATATTAGATATTGGTACCGGTGCAAGTTGCATTTATCCACTTTTGGGCTATGCAGAATATAACTGGGAGTTTGTAGCTACAGATATTGACGGCGCTTCGTTAAAAAATGCGCAAAGAATAATAGATAAAAACAAGATGGGTAATGCTATTAAGCTGCGCCATCAAGAAGATAGTGCCGAAATTTTTAACGGTATTTTAGATGAAGGTGAGACTTTTGCAGTGTCTATATGTAATCCGCCCTTTTTTAATTCTGAAGAAGAAGCTGACGAAGCAACCACTAAAAAATTAAAGAATTTAGGTAAAAAGACAGATAAAATAGTCCGTAACTTTTCGGGTACCAATAACGAGCTTTGTTATAAAGGTGGTGAGAAAGCTTTTTTACATACCTATTTATATGAAAGCTCTTTGAATAAAGAAAGCTGCAAGTGGTTTACAACCTTAGTATCTAAAAAAGATTTAATAAAAGGAATGCAAAAATCGCTTACAAAACTAGGCGCTACAGAAGTTAAAGTAATTAATATGGGACAAGGAAACAAAGTGTCTCGTATTCTAGCTTGGACGTTTTAAGAAATATACATCTATCCAATTTCTGCAAAATATTAAGCAGAACGCTATATTAAAAAGAATGCTTATTTGATTTAGATTCTAAATCAAATAAGCAATTCCAACGCCTAAAATAATAGCCACAAATTTACTGAGGTTAAATTTATGTCCGTCACTACTTTCAAATAGAATAGTGGTCGATATATGGAAAAACATACCAATAACCACAGCATTAATACCGTGGGCAAAGGTTTCAGTTAAATTAGAAGTGTTTGAAATTAAAGTTCCTAACGGTGTCATTAATGCAAAAATCACTAAAAACACAGCAATTTTTGGTTTACTAAAACTCGACTGAAACAAAAACATACTTATAAGCGTAGCAATAGGTATTTTATGTATTAAAACACCATAAACCATATCGTTATGCTCGTGTATCGGGAAACCTTCTAATAAACTGTGCAAACACAAGCTTACAAATAACCACCAAGGAAAAACGGTTTCGTTTTTATGGATGTGTACATGCCCGTGCTCAGCACCTTTAGAGAACAACTCCAAAACAATTTGAAGTAAAATCCCGATCATAATAAACAATCCCGTTTGTTTAGAATCGAGATGTGCATAGACCTCAGGTAATAATTCAAATAAGGTTAAAGCCAATAAAAAAGCCCCACTAAAAGAGAGCATAAGCTTCATATTCCAAGACTTTTTATTCTTGGTAATAGTAGCTATTAGCACACCTAAAATAACGGCAATTACAGGAAATATAAATTTATTCATTTAAAAATAAGCTCAAAAAATGAGTGTTTAAGTTTTTCTAGATTAAAAAAACATTGTAATTATTTATTTAAAAATCATTACTAAACGTTCCGAGAA
The window above is part of the Algibacter sp. L3A6 genome. Proteins encoded here:
- a CDS encoding HAD family hydrolase; this translates as MLKAVIFDMDGVIIDSEPLHHAAYHKMFSDVGANVSSELYESYTGQSTLNVCKQVKDHFNLDETPEALVALKRKHYEYIFENDKDFDLIDGVLDLIKNYHANGLTLVLASSASMPSIERIFKRFNLNQYFKAKLSGADLKASKPHPEIFVKAAEASGFKASECMVIEDSTNGIKAANDAHIFCVGFDSVHSKNQDYTNANLKIEDFKTITFDKITTYF
- a CDS encoding DUF3995 domain-containing protein; amino-acid sequence: MVAVLSLLLSIVFLVLAVIHFNWFSGGTFGFEASLPTKENGERVLNPKKMDSAIVGFALLAFCCFYFYKSGVATVYLPNWVMQYTGWIIALLFFIRAIGDFKYVGFFKSVKQTTFGTLDTTYYAPLCLVISSVGIIIEILN
- the rlmF gene encoding 23S rRNA (adenine(1618)-N(6))-methyltransferase RlmF — translated: MKTTPNFHPKNKHKSGYDLEALCNVYPELKPFVFENRHQTVTIDFAKPKAVKALNTALLLKDYGIKFWEFPEENLCPPIPGRVDYLHHIAHLVKKANTETGVKILDIGTGASCIYPLLGYAEYNWEFVATDIDGASLKNAQRIIDKNKMGNAIKLRHQEDSAEIFNGILDEGETFAVSICNPPFFNSEEEADEATTKKLKNLGKKTDKIVRNFSGTNNELCYKGGEKAFLHTYLYESSLNKESCKWFTTLVSKKDLIKGMQKSLTKLGATEVKVINMGQGNKVSRILAWTF
- a CDS encoding ZIP family metal transporter — its product is MNKFIFPVIAVILGVLIATITKNKKSWNMKLMLSFSGAFLLALTLFELLPEVYAHLDSKQTGLFIMIGILLQIVLELFSKGAEHGHVHIHKNETVFPWWLFVSLCLHSLLEGFPIHEHNDMVYGVLIHKIPIATLISMFLFQSSFSKPKIAVFLVIFALMTPLGTLISNTSNLTETFAHGINAVVIGMFFHISTTILFESSDGHKFNLSKFVAIILGVGIAYLI